From the Apus apus isolate bApuApu2 chromosome 4, bApuApu2.pri.cur, whole genome shotgun sequence genome, one window contains:
- the LBX1 gene encoding transcription factor LBX1, translated as MTSKEEPKPSSGEERRRSPLDHLPPPANSNKPLTPFSIEDILNKPSVRRSYTLCGTAHLLSAAEKHPPAGLPLSGRALLSQTSPLCALEELASKTFKGLEVSVLQAAEGRDGMTIFGQRQTPKKRRKSRTAFTNHQIYELEKRFLYQKYLSPADRDQIAQQLGLTNAQVITWFQNRRAKLKRDLEEMKADVESAKKLGPNPAVDIVALAELEPSAEGRGKARSGSPPPAAARDPGAPPPPRPASPPTERPRSRRDSEEEEEEEEEDVEIDVDD; from the exons ATGACTTCCAAAGAAGAACCCAAGCCCTCCTCGGGGGAAGAACGGCGGCGGAGCCCCTTGGATCACCTCCCACCGCCAGCCAACTCCAACAAGCCCCTCACCCCCTTCAGCATCGAGGACATCCTCAACAAGCCCTCTGTGCGGAGGAGCTACACCCTCTGCGGAACGGCCCACCTGCTCTCCGCCGCAGAGAAGCACCCCCCGGCCGGGCTGCCCCTCTCCGGCCGGGCGCTGCTCTCCCAAACCTCGCCCCTCTGCGCCCTGGAAGAGCTGGCCAGCAAGACCTTCAAGGGGCTGGAAGTCAGCGTGCTGCAGGCGGCCGAAG GCAGGGACGGGATGACGATCTTCGGGCAGCGGCAAACGCCGAAGAAGCGTCGAAAGTCGCGGACGGCCTTCACCAACCACCAGATCTACGAGCTGGAGAAGCGGTTCCTCTACCAAAAATACCTGTCACCTGCGGACCGGGACCAGATCgcccagcagctggggctcACCAACGCCCAGGTGATCACCTGGTTCCAGAACCGCCGAGCCAAGCTCAAGCGAGATCTGGAGGAGATGAAGGCCGACGTGGAATCGGCCAAAAAGCTGGGCCCCAACCCCGCCGTGGACATCGTAGCCTTGGCCGAGCTGGAGCCCAGCGCCGAGGGAAGGGGCAAGGCCCGGTCCGGttccccgccgcccgccgccgcccgggaTCCCggcgccccgccgccgccccgccccgcctcgcCCCCCACGGAGAggccccgcagccgccgggacagcgaggaggaggaggaggaggaggaagaggacgTGGAGATCGACGTGGATGACTGA